One segment of Planctomycetota bacterium DNA contains the following:
- a CDS encoding RluA family pseudouridine synthase, whose product MATAGRGVEILFEDDAVIGVVKPCGLATANARRGEPSVFTIVRQRDRRPAVFLGVVSRLDQPVSGVVVFARTPASAAALARQFRERTVGKTYLAVVEGRFPGITGEWQEWIDRLVPGEQGSGGASPVGPGSAAEGSTEARVRARVLRRAGEVSLVELAPTTGRKHQLRIQLASRRCPIVGDRRYGARLPFPDGIALHSLRLVFRHPVSTETITLAAPPPEPWLRRFPALAPFPAN is encoded by the coding sequence ATGGCAACTGCTGGAAGGGGGGTCGAGATCCTGTTCGAGGATGACGCCGTGATCGGGGTGGTCAAGCCGTGCGGATTGGCGACCGCAAATGCCCGGCGCGGAGAGCCAAGCGTGTTCACGATCGTACGCCAACGCGACCGGCGTCCGGCGGTTTTTCTCGGCGTCGTCAGTCGCCTCGATCAGCCCGTTTCGGGGGTCGTGGTGTTCGCGCGAACGCCGGCGTCCGCCGCCGCGCTGGCCCGGCAGTTCCGCGAGCGGACCGTCGGCAAAACCTACCTGGCCGTCGTCGAGGGGCGCTTCCCCGGGATCACCGGGGAGTGGCAGGAGTGGATCGATCGCCTCGTTCCCGGCGAACAGGGCTCGGGAGGAGCGTCGCCGGTCGGGCCCGGAAGCGCCGCTGAGGGCTCCACCGAGGCGCGAGTGCGGGCCCGCGTTCTCCGCCGTGCGGGGGAGGTGTCACTGGTCGAGCTCGCCCCCACCACCGGGCGCAAACACCAGCTGCGGATCCAGTTGGCATCGCGCCGCTGCCCGATCGTCGGGGACCGTCGCTACGGGGCTCGATTGCCCTTTCCCGACGGCATCGCCCTGCATTCGCTGCGCTTGGTCTTCCGTCATCCCGTCTCGACGGAGACGATCACCCTGGCGGCTCCGCCGCCGGAGCCGTGGCTTCGAAGGTTTCCCGCCCTCGCACCATTTCCAGCGAACTGA